The following are encoded in a window of SAR202 cluster bacterium genomic DNA:
- a CDS encoding PIN domain nuclease: MNAERYLVDTSVWLEVLPPDRGTGALRQRIDELLAADRVATTGMIRLELLGGARTQEEWRRLRDLLSALHLLPVDEDHWDEASQLGFRLRRQGIAVPFTDLLVGAVAMRDGAVVLHRDRHFDLMAAHVSLKVESRVTM, translated from the coding sequence ATGAACGCTGAGCGCTACCTGGTGGACACATCTGTGTGGCTAGAGGTGCTGCCGCCCGACAGGGGAACTGGCGCCCTTCGACAGCGAATCGATGAACTCCTGGCGGCAGACCGCGTGGCGACGACGGGCATGATTAGGCTGGAGCTCCTGGGAGGCGCGCGAACCCAAGAGGAATGGCGGCGTCTGCGTGACCTCCTCTCAGCCCTTCACCTCTTACCTGTGGATGAGGACCACTGGGATGAGGCGTCCCAATTGGGTTTCCGACTCCGAAGGCAAGGAATTGCTGTTCCTTTTACTGACCTGCTCGTTGGAGCAGTCGCCATGCGGGACGGGGCCGTAGTGCTTCATCGCGACCGCCACTTCGATCTAATGGCGGCGCATGTCTCCTTAAAGGTGGAAAGCCGGGTTACGATGTGA
- a CDS encoding aspartate aminotransferase family protein produces the protein MLPHLASNPLCSLLIILSPLAPSPPFPDNGPTQDPSPTTTQEAPMTSKRNQQIIADAKDHLWLGHMQVRDHDDPTPMGIMAKGEGCYIIDADGKRYLDVTGGSHCCGIGHGRKEIADAVYKQMLNLEFASSGILPFVSEATAKLSKKIADLAPGDLQKVYYTLSGSEAVEASLKIVRQYHAQNGSPKKYKVLYRDYSHHGYTWGAMSVSGDPAIRSNVFEPTIPMGVVVPEGNPYRCLYCTGKCNMGCFKAIEKTVKYEDPASIAAFIVEPIAKGALIPRDDFWPSVRELCDKNDILLITDEVVTAFGRTGAWFGGDHWGLIPDLMVLGKTLGGGYQPVGAVVTTMDVYERFLGSPDKTLVQAHTLGGHPVVSTAALTNLEIIERENLVERAAKMGPYLKTQLETLKEHPVVGEVTSIGLLAGIQLVKDKKTREPLGGKEVGKKLTRFMVDQGLYQRCGGSVLFIHPPLTITKEDIDFMVAAFDKTLTYAERELI, from the coding sequence ATGTTACCACACCTTGCTAGTAACCCGCTTTGCAGCCTCTTAATTATTCTCTCTCCCCTTGCCCCCTCCCCTCCCTTCCCCGATAATGGCCCCACCCAAGACCCCTCCCCAACAACCACCCAGGAGGCCCCCATGACCAGCAAGCGCAACCAGCAGATCATCGCCGACGCCAAGGACCACCTCTGGCTCGGCCACATGCAAGTCCGCGACCACGACGACCCTACCCCCATGGGCATCATGGCCAAAGGCGAGGGCTGTTATATCATCGATGCCGACGGCAAGCGCTACCTGGACGTCACCGGCGGCTCCCACTGCTGCGGCATCGGCCACGGGCGAAAAGAGATCGCTGACGCCGTCTATAAGCAAATGCTTAATCTCGAGTTCGCCAGCTCCGGCATCCTCCCCTTCGTCAGCGAGGCCACCGCCAAGCTCTCCAAAAAAATCGCCGACCTGGCCCCCGGCGACCTTCAAAAGGTCTATTACACCCTCTCCGGCTCGGAAGCCGTGGAAGCCTCCCTGAAAATCGTGCGGCAGTACCACGCCCAGAACGGCAGCCCCAAAAAGTACAAAGTCCTCTACCGAGACTACTCCCACCACGGCTACACCTGGGGCGCCATGAGCGTCAGCGGCGACCCCGCCATCCGCTCCAACGTCTTCGAGCCGACTATCCCCATGGGCGTCGTCGTCCCCGAAGGCAACCCCTATCGATGCCTCTACTGCACCGGCAAGTGCAACATGGGCTGCTTCAAGGCCATCGAAAAGACTGTTAAGTACGAAGACCCCGCCTCCATAGCTGCCTTCATCGTCGAGCCCATCGCCAAGGGCGCCCTCATCCCCCGCGACGACTTCTGGCCCTCCGTCCGCGAACTCTGCGACAAGAACGATATCCTCCTCATCACCGATGAGGTGGTCACCGCCTTTGGCCGCACCGGCGCCTGGTTCGGCGGCGACCACTGGGGCCTCATCCCCGACCTCATGGTCCTGGGCAAGACCCTGGGCGGCGGCTACCAGCCCGTCGGCGCCGTAGTCACCACCATGGACGTCTATGAACGCTTCCTCGGCAGCCCCGACAAGACATTAGTCCAGGCCCACACCCTCGGCGGCCACCCCGTCGTCTCCACCGCCGCCCTTACCAACCTGGAAATCATTGAGCGCGAAAATCTAGTCGAGCGCGCCGCCAAGATGGGGCCTTATCTAAAGACCCAGCTGGAGACCCTCAAAGAACACCCCGTCGTCGGCGAGGTTACATCCATCGGCCTGCTGGCCGGCATCCAGCTGGTGAAGGACAAGAAGACCCGGGAACCCCTGGGCGGCAAAGAGGTGGGCAAAAAGCTCACTCGATTTATGGTCGACCAGGGCCTCTACCAGCGATGCGGCGGCTCCGTCCTCTTTATCCACCCGCCCCTCACCATCACCAAAGAGGACATCGACTTCATGGTCGCCGCCTTCGACAAGACCCTCACCTACGCCGAGCGTGAGCTTATCTAG
- the polX gene encoding DNA polymerase/3'-5' exonuclease PolX: MKTKGVSNQEIAGVFDEMAGLLEAKGDSIFKIRAYQRAARVIEGLPGSLEEAVAAGEELKGLPGIGEAIRGKIHEYVTTGRVSALEKLKAEMPDGVLQLMNVPGIGPKTAMLIAREAGVSTVEGVEKAIADGRLQKLPRMGEKTAENILRNIRTLRTKDRRIPLGRAMPVVERIMADLRERCPALEKITPGGSVRRWQETVGDIDMMATTDDPEQAVKAFVGLPYVTRVLGKGVKKTSVILDNGLQVDLRIIDKESFGAMLQHFTGDRQHNIQLRDYANSMGLSLSEYGITDMKTGRMEKFTEEEAFYRRLGMDTPTPEIRHARGEIELARRHALPRLVEVGDIRGDLHMHSDWSDGRAPIEVMLEAAEEAGYQYVALTDHSSGRGIANGLTEERLRSQIGILRSMRGMAMKVLCGSEVDIRADGTLDYPDEVLAELDVVVASVHSAMGQSSEKMTERIIKAMRNPHVTVIGHPTTRLLGSREPVQADMEALFRAAVETGTAMEINASPERLDLNDTHVMRAKELGAPLVISTDSHSTGSLEKLRYGVAVARRWWCEARHILNTLPLEDFMAFIKTPKPERMRVFNQRLGG; encoded by the coding sequence GTGAAGACCAAAGGTGTATCTAATCAGGAGATAGCCGGGGTCTTTGATGAGATGGCGGGGCTGCTGGAAGCCAAAGGCGACAGTATTTTCAAGATTCGGGCTTACCAGAGGGCGGCGCGCGTCATCGAAGGGCTGCCGGGGTCGCTGGAGGAGGCGGTGGCGGCGGGGGAGGAGCTGAAGGGGCTGCCTGGGATTGGGGAGGCGATTCGGGGGAAGATACACGAGTACGTCACTACCGGGCGGGTGTCAGCGCTGGAAAAGCTGAAGGCGGAGATGCCGGACGGGGTGCTGCAGTTGATGAACGTTCCGGGCATTGGGCCCAAGACGGCGATGCTCATCGCGAGGGAGGCGGGGGTATCGACGGTGGAGGGGGTGGAGAAGGCCATCGCGGATGGGAGGCTGCAGAAACTGCCCCGGATGGGCGAGAAGACGGCGGAGAACATACTGCGGAACATTCGCACGCTTCGCACCAAGGATAGACGCATCCCGCTGGGGCGGGCGATGCCTGTGGTAGAGCGTATTATGGCCGACTTGCGGGAACGATGCCCGGCCCTGGAGAAGATAACGCCGGGCGGCAGCGTGCGGCGGTGGCAGGAGACGGTGGGGGACATCGACATGATGGCTACTACCGATGACCCGGAGCAGGCGGTGAAGGCCTTTGTGGGCCTGCCGTACGTGACACGAGTGCTGGGCAAGGGTGTCAAGAAGACCAGCGTGATACTGGACAACGGCCTGCAAGTGGACCTTCGGATTATCGACAAAGAGTCCTTTGGGGCGATGCTGCAGCACTTCACGGGGGACAGGCAGCACAATATTCAGTTGAGGGACTACGCCAACAGCATGGGCCTGTCTTTGAGCGAGTACGGTATTACGGATATGAAAACGGGGAGGATGGAGAAATTCACCGAGGAGGAGGCGTTCTATCGCCGGCTGGGGATGGACACGCCGACGCCAGAGATTCGACATGCGAGGGGAGAGATTGAACTGGCGCGGCGTCACGCGCTGCCTCGACTGGTGGAGGTGGGGGACATTCGGGGGGACCTGCACATGCACAGCGATTGGAGCGACGGCCGCGCGCCGATTGAAGTGATGCTGGAGGCGGCGGAGGAAGCGGGATATCAATACGTGGCGCTGACGGACCACTCATCGGGGAGAGGCATCGCCAATGGGCTGACGGAGGAGCGGCTGAGGTCGCAGATAGGGATACTGCGGTCGATGAGAGGGATGGCGATGAAGGTGCTGTGCGGGTCGGAGGTGGACATCAGGGCCGACGGGACGTTGGACTACCCAGACGAGGTGCTGGCGGAGTTGGACGTGGTGGTGGCATCGGTGCATTCAGCTATGGGGCAGTCGTCTGAGAAGATGACGGAGCGCATTATCAAGGCCATGCGCAACCCGCACGTGACGGTCATAGGCCATCCGACGACTCGATTGCTGGGGAGCAGGGAGCCGGTGCAGGCGGACATGGAGGCGTTGTTCAGGGCGGCGGTGGAGACGGGGACGGCCATGGAGATAAACGCGTCGCCGGAGCGGCTGGACTTGAACGACACGCATGTGATGCGGGCGAAAGAGTTGGGGGCGCCGCTGGTCATCAGCACGGACTCGCATTCGACGGGAAGCCTGGAGAAGCTGCGGTACGGCGTGGCGGTGGCGCGCCGGTGGTGGTGCGAGGCGCGGCATATTTTGAACACGCTGCCGCTGGAAGATTTCATGGCGTTTATCAAGACGCCGAAGCCGGAGAGGATGAGGGTGTTTAACCAGAGGCTGGGCGGTTAG